DNA from Mycobacterium sp. SMC-8:
GCGTTGGCTGGCCGAGCACGCCCATCCGGGCGAAAGGACCTCCACCACAACCGATGACAGCGATCTGATAGGAGCCAAGCAGTGAGCGATTCCAACACGGTCACAGTGACTGACGATTCGTTCTCCGACGACGTACTGTCGAGCGGAACGCCGGTGCTGGTTGACTTCTGGGCCACCTGGTGCGGGCCGTGCAAGATGGTCGCGCCGGTGCTCGAGGAGATCGCTTCAGAGAAGGCCGGCGCCCTGACGGTCGCCAAGATCGATGTCGATGAAAATCCGGCCACGGCGCGGGATTTCCAGGTGGTGTCGATTCCGACGATGATCCTGTTCAAAGACGGCCAGCCGGTGAAGCGGATCGTCGGCGCCAAAGGCAAGGCGGCCCTGCTCCGCGAACTGGCTGAGCTCGACTAACTACCTTGGCGCACCGCGAATCGCGTTGCCGCGACTCGCCTGGGGTTTTCTCGAATCCGCAGTCGGTCTGAGACAATCTGGCTATGTCGAGTCTGCGTCGCGGTGACCGCGGGGGGGCGGTCGCCGAGATCCGGGCCGCTCTGGCCGCGCTCGGCATGGTCGCGAACAGCGACGACGAGGACCTCACCACCGGCAAGCACGTGGTCGCCGATATGTTCGACGACGACCTCGACCATGCCGTGCGCGCGTTCCAACAGCACCGCGGCCTGCTGGTCGACGGCATCGTCGGAGAGGCGACCTACCGCGCCCTCAAGGAAGCCTCCTACCGGCTCGGCGCCCGCACCCTCAATCACCAGTTCGGCGCCCCGATGTACGGCGACGACGTCGCCACCCTGCAGGCCCGCCTGCA
Protein-coding regions in this window:
- the trxA gene encoding thioredoxin, with the protein product MSDSNTVTVTDDSFSDDVLSSGTPVLVDFWATWCGPCKMVAPVLEEIASEKAGALTVAKIDVDENPATARDFQVVSIPTMILFKDGQPVKRIVGAKGKAALLRELAELD